DNA from Megachile rotundata isolate GNS110a chromosome 8, iyMegRotu1, whole genome shotgun sequence:
AGGTGGTGGTTCTGAAGGCGGAACGGGATCACTTGGAGAGTAGGGTGAAAACGTTGAATGAGAAAGTCAAGTACTTATCGACACCAGTACGTAAAGTATCTTTTTACCTAGGATTTAGAGttagtttcatttatttatttttgtacgcTTTCGTTTCAGAGCACGGAACAGTTGCAACTGTTGCAGGATAAAATAACGATTCTCCAGCAGCGGCACGAAAGTCGGGAGATGACGTTGCAGAGCTTGGTACGTGATTTACTTCGGAATCGAACCCAATGCAAGGATTGTAAAAACGAAAAGGGTAAAAATCGACAGTTATGTTATTTCCGACAAGAGTTGGATCATATTCTTGGAATGCTTCAAGAAATCGCCAATGTTCATTGACTTTAATGAACTAGACTACGTGTGTGTGCTTAGTGGTGCTCATAAAATGCTGAGAAATCGTCCATTGATTGCAATAATGTACTTCGAACGAGACGTTGCTCGACTCGACGTCGAGCATTGTGATAATTCGTATGCTTGAACGTACTGAAATGGATCTTGACGCATTGCAGTCAAAATCGCGTGAAAATACGTgtactttctttttttaatcgtTGAATGTTCGATATAATCAAAATTCAGATAATTGATAAGACGTAGAAAGTATGGACGTCTAAttagatgaattttttaattaacgtttTATAGTACTTAACGTGTTCTGACTGTTTAGCTCTAAATTTACGCGTGCAAATGACCGTAATGCGTTGAACATTCATTAGAAGAAGTTATCGCGTTGTTAAGCACTTAGGTGTAAACGAATGCACAAATGTCCAAAATGTTGATCGatgttttttttcctttttttaaatattatcgaTCCTTCCACGAAGGCGAATGATATGTTTAGTCATTTTCTCTGTAAGGTATGGAATACCAGTGAAATCATATCGATCTCGGGATGGTTCACGCGTAACGATCGACTGGGATCACTGCCAAAGATGTAAAATAAATGGCGGAAGAAGTTACCGTTTTATCGTAACTTCTCGTCGACTTTGATTTCTTGCCACTGTGCGTTCAACGCGCGTGGACTCTATCGTCCATAGTCGGAGTAATAAAACCAAtagtcaaaatatcaaacatAGATAGAAATATTTTGATCTATATTTACTATAAACTGCAAACTTTTTATTTATCTAATAACGTAAGGTTAACAGTAAGAAAGAAAAGATGGACTGCTAGTTTTAGCGCTGTACTTGTTGACAAAGTGGTTTGACGGATAACGTAGAAAGAACGTAGAAGTATTTTCGCGAACGAGATATCTTCCAAAGTTACTTAGAAATGAATAGTTTTTCTTTTTACACGAAGCTTTTTCCGGGCTGCGTTTTGTACATATAAGCATCGTATCGAATAGTTATATTTATTTCGTATTTATATAAACACATTTTTCACTATCAACGAATCCATTTGTAATCGAATCGTCATATTGTacgatatatttatatacattttagtAGCCGTTTATTAAAAGTTTTAGCAAACACGATCGACTCTCTATATCGTCACGAGCACATGCGTATTGCACAAAATCAAAGTATTCTAGATGTAATCATTAAAAAATCTTTCTTTCAGGATCGTCATTTTAGAAGTTTCTTCAAGGTGCGTTTCCCATTTCTTTCAATCATTGTAATCATGCAAAACATAGTTACTTGTTTAAGACTGGATATAATGTCAAAACCActgcatttttttataattatttttaagccGACCGTAATGTACAAACCACGAGATTATGActttaataaattacttttcTCTTTGATCATTCAGCCTGACTGTACGTTCCCATCTATTTATTCATCAGGTTTTAGAAGTGTGCGATGGAaagtatttatattaaacttaaaattaattttatgtaattgttCTTAGATTTTATGTAAATCTTACTATAGTAAGTGTTGGTTTCTTTTTTAGGATAGTTAACGGATGGAGGAGTACtttgaagtaataaatataaatttgattttgatCTGAACAATTTATTCGGACAAAATATATCTTCTTACATGCGATACATTTGTGATTCTACATAGAATATTAGCTGTACATTAATATACAGTGTAGAAATTTGTCTAAGTACAGTGCAACGGTGCAAACGCAAGTATTACGCTAGAACAGTGACTAGAAGCAGGTCATGAAAGTAGCGGACGTTGGTTCTTCACGTGGGTAAGCCTCTTTATTTACCATAACATGAATCGCGGTGCTCGCATAGCTAAGTTGCTGTAACAAACaaatgaaacaatattttaaatttagtcAAATTAGCAAAGAAATAAAGTAGACACTTACTTCACGAAGGATCGTTTTCCACAGAAAAGAGATAAACTGTACATAGTACAGAGACCAATAACGACAGCCTGGCGTATAACTTCATATGTCAGCTTATAATTCATAGGATTCTTTTCTTTCAGGAAATCGGATGAGCTGAAAACGTTCATCCTATCTTTGTTCAAAAGATTTTCCCGTGATTCCAAGGAGCGGATGGATCTACGAAGCTGGTCTCGCGATGCTTGTCTGCGAAGAGCGTCTTCTGATAAATCTCTGTGGACGGAGTAGCTGCGAGAATTCTTGTCTGCGTATCGACGAGCTGCTTGGATCGTGTGAGTTCTGTCTGTGAGTCTGTATTCCTTTTGATTAGAGCGGACAGAAAGTTCAGGCATAGAGCGAGTTGCAGGCAATCGGCTAATGTCGTGTCTTTGCAGGAGCTGTCGTCGTGAGTCCAAGTTTCGTCGATCGAGTCGTTCGGTGCGGAGACGGTCGATACTCCTGTCTGCGGATCGGCGGTCGaggcgttcagtgcggaggcgGTCAATGCTTCTGTCTGTGGATCGGCGGTCGAGTCGTTCAGTGCGGAGGCGGTCAATGCTTGTGTCTGCGGATCGGCGGTCGAGTCGTTCGGTGCGGAGGCGGTCAATGCTTCTGTCTGCGGATCGGCGGTCGAATCGCTGGACGTTGCGAAGACGGTCATCACTTCTGTCTGTGGATCGGTGGTCGaggcgttcagtgcggaggcgGTCAACACTTCTGTCTGTGGATCGGCGGTCAAGTCGTTGTTCAGTGCGAAGACGGTCAATACTCCTCTCCGTGGATCGACGATTCAGTCGTTGTTCGTTGCGAAGACGGTCAATACTTCTCTCTGTGGATCGGCGATCGAGTCGTTCGGTGCGAAGACGGTCAATACTCCTCTCCGTGGATCGACGATTCAGTCGTTGTTCGTTGCGAAGACGGTCAATACTTCTCTCCGTGGATCTTCGATCAAGTCGTTCGTTGCGAAGACGGTCAATACTCCTTTCAGTTGATCGACGATCAAGTCGTTCATTACGAAGACGGTCAATACTCTTCTCCGTAGATCTTCGATCGAGTTGTTGTTCAGTGCGTTGACGGTCAATACTCCTCTCCGTGGATCTTCGATCAAGTCGTTCATTGCGTTGACGGTCAATACTTCTCTCCGTGGATCTTCGATCAAGTCGTTCATTGCGAAGACGGTCAATACTCCTCTCTGCGGATCTTCGATCAAGCCTTTGTTCAGCGCGGACGCGGTCAAATCTTTCCTCCTTCTCTCTACGATCGAACCTCTGTTCCATAGACCTCTGATTAAACCTCTGTTCCAAACGACGACGATCAGACCTACGTTCCATGAGTCGACGATCTAACCTCTGTTCCGATAAGCGACGATTAAGCTGTTTTTCCGTAGCACGATCAAACCCCGATTCCGTGGACCGCTGATTGAACCTCTGTTCCGGGAGACGACGATCGGATCTCTGTTCAGAGAGGCGACGATCGGACCTCtgttcggtggatcggtggtTGAATCTTTGTTCTACGAGACGGCGGTCGGATCTTTGTTCCGGAAGACGACGGTCTGATCGTTGTTCAGTGGATCGATGATTAAACCTTTGTTCAATGCGGCGGCGGTCGGTTCTTTGTTCGGAAAGACGGCGGTCGGATGTTTGTTCTGGAAGACGGCGGTCGGTTCTTCGTTCCATGGATCGGCGATCGGATCTTTGTTCGGTGAGACGGCGGTCGGATCTTGGTTCTGAAAGGCGGCGGTCGGATCTTTGTTCAGAGGATCGGTGGTTGAATCTTTGTTCTTCGAGACGGCGGTCGGATCTCCTTTCCCTGGATCGTCGGTCGGCTCTGGTCTCTTCGCGAATTCTGGATTCAGGGGATGTGGATCGTCTTTCAGTCTGCCTAGAAGTTGAGTGTCGTTCCGATCTTCGATCATTTGCCCTATCCGTAACTCGTCGTTCTGAGGTCTTAGGAGTTTCGGTTGTCCTATCAAGTCGAGATTCACGCTTCTCACGAATCAATTGTCGGTTCCTTTCTCGGCGTTCTGAATCGTTCAGTGATCGGAGAGAATTAGAATTGCGTCGTTCGTTAGATCGGCTAAGTCGTTCTCTGCGTTCGTCGAATCGATTAACCCGTTCTCTACGTTCATCCGATCGTTCCCTGCGTTCGTTAATATTTTCTCGTCCTTCCGATCTTGTAAGAGATCTACGATCTTCTACTCTGGAGTCTCTAATTAATTGCATTCGGTTTCGGCTCTCGATGTTCCTCAAAGCCCTGTCGTTTCGACGAAGATCGTTTCGTTCTCTCGCAAGTCG
Protein-coding regions in this window:
- the LOC105661745 gene encoding uncharacterized protein LOC105661745, producing MRRTRYVALPVRAWQYVGLLVVSLACLTLGLVSRDKEGRAGSLAGPEMEHQAPHKVDACPNLSPFTELPLSSTPDQTRTSNTFRETRNIRTSLVPANLRVSRSRSVDRLQSRVDFRSVDRLARQETNDFSRRTMESRLRTRSQDRLRRSSDPTIRLSRSVDDLTNQRLYKRSTDTERRRESNRRTNEASRERELVRSTERLARERNDLRRNDRALRNIESRNRMQLIRDSRVEDRRSLTRSEGRENINERRERSDERRERVNRFDERRERLSRSNERRNSNSLRSLNDSERRERNRQLIREKRESRLDRTTETPKTSERRVTDRANDRRSERHSTSRQTERRSTSPESRIREETRADRRSRERRSDRRLEEQRFNHRSSEQRSDRRLSEPRSDRRLTEQRSDRRSMERRTDRRLPEQTSDRRLSEQRTDRRRIEQRFNHRSTEQRSDRRLPEQRSDRRLVEQRFNHRSTEQRSDRRLSEQRSDRRLPEQRFNQRSTESGFDRATEKQLNRRLSEQRLDRRLMERRSDRRRLEQRFNQRSMEQRFDRREKEERFDRVRAEQRLDRRSAERSIDRLRNERLDRRSTERSIDRQRNERLDRRSTERSIDRQRTEQQLDRRSTEKSIDRLRNERLDRRSTERSIDRLRNERLDRRSTERSIDRLRNEQRLNRRSTERSIDRLRTERLDRRSTERSIDRLRNEQRLNRRSTERSIDRLRTEQRLDRRSTDRSVDRLRTERLDHRSTDRSDDRLRNVQRFDRRSADRSIDRLRTERLDRRSADTSIDRLRTERLDRRSTDRSIDRLRTERLDRRSADRSIDRLRTERLDRRNLDSRRQLLQRHDISRLPATRSMPELSVRSNQKEYRLTDRTHTIQAARRYADKNSRSYSVHRDLSEDALRRQASRDQLRRSIRSLESRENLLNKDRMNVFSSSDFLKEKNPMNYKLTYEVIRQAVVIGLCTMYSLSLFCGKRSFVNNLAMRAPRFMLW